A window from Primulina huaijiensis isolate GDHJ02 chromosome 13, ASM1229523v2, whole genome shotgun sequence encodes these proteins:
- the LOC140991574 gene encoding adenine DNA glycosylase isoform X1 — MKRCRRSEPTYKDAVEITDIEDIYFSAGEVDKIRDSLLEWYDGNRRDLPWRRISDGDDNVSTEEKERRAYAVWVSEVMLQQTRVQTVIDYFNRWMEKWPSIHHLGQATLEEVNEMWAGLGYYRRARFLLEGAKTIVDGGGEFPKTVSSLQKVKGIGKYTAGAISSIAFKEAVPVVDGNVVRVLSRLKALSANPKDSTTVKIIWKLARQLVDPSRPGDFNQAIMELGATVCNPSGPRCTTCALSLNCRAFSLSTNHKSVQVTDYPMKVVKAKQRRDFSAVSVVEIVVEDGSQSVSKYLLVKRPDKGLLAGLWEFPSVLLEGEVDLASRRKMIDSFLKQTFGLDMTKSCQIVLREEVGVFVHVFTHIRRKMHVELLILHLKGGNISLKKPDSEAMTWKYVDNKVFSTSGLTSAVRKVYAMIEKFKQSDMGPTAQQQEEKSLNPTQQQDITYKRFMHGKFKILGSKA; from the exons ATGAAGAGATGCAGGCGATCCGAACCAACATATAAAGACGCAGTAGAAATTACCGACATAGAAGACATCTATTTCAGCGCAGGCGAAGTTGATAAAATTAGGGATTCTTTACTAGAATGGTATGACGGAAACCGGAGAGATCTACCTTGGAGAAGAATCAGCGACGGAGACGATAATGTTAGCACTGAAGAGAAGGAGAGGAGAGCTTACGCCGTGTGGGTGTCTGAGGTGATGCTTCAGCAGACTAGGGTTCAAACGGTCATTGATTACTTCAATCGGTGGATGGAGAAGTGGCCCAGTATTCATCATCTTGGACAGGCTACGCTTGAG GAGGTGAATGAGATGTGGGCAGGCTTGGGGTACTATAGACGTGCCCGGTTTTTGCTTGAG GGAGCAAAAACAATTGTTGATGGTGGAGGTGAGTTCCCAAAAACGGTCTCTTCTCTTCAGAAGGTCAAAGGAATAGGAAAATACACTGCTGGAGCAATTTCTTCCATTGCATTTAAGGAG GCAGTGCCAGTAGTTGATGGAAATGTAGTCAGAGTGCTTTCTAGGTTAAAGGCTCTATCTGCCAACCCAAAGGATTCGACGACAGTCAAGATTATAtg GAAACTAGCGAGACAGTTGGTTGATCCTTCCAGGCCTGGAGACTTCAACCAGGCTATCATGGAACTTGGTGCAACAGTATGCAATCCGTCAGGTCCCCGCTGCACCACATGTGCTTTATCACTTAACTGTCGGGCATTCTCTCTCTCCACAAATCACAAGTCAGTTCAAGTCACTGACTATCCAATGAAGGTTGTCAAGGCCAAACAAAGGCGTGATTTCTCTGCTGTTAGTGTTGTGGAGATAGTTGTGGAGGACGGATCTCAATCTGTTAGCAAATATCTTCTTGTTAAAAGACCAGACAAGGGATTACTTGCTGGACTCTGGGAATTCCCATCTGTTTTATTAGAGGGAGAAGTTGACTTGGCCTCGAGAAGAAAGATGATTGATAGTTTTTTGAAGCAAACATTTGGTTTAGACATGACAAAGTCCTGCCAAATAGTTTTAAGGGAAGAAGTGGGTGTATTTGTTCATGTCTTTACGCACATTCGTCGCAAGATGCATGTAGAGTTGTTGATTTTGCACCTTAAAG GTGGGAACATCTCCCTAAAAAAACCAGACAGCGAAGCAATGACATGGAAATATGTTGATAATAAGGTTTTTTCAACTTCAGGGTTGACCTCTGCCGTCAGGAAG GTTTACGCGATGATTGAGAAATTCAAGCAGAGTGACATGGGCCCAACAGCCCAGCAACAGGAAGAAAAGAGCTTAAACCCAACCCAGCAGCAGGATATCACATACAAGAGATTTATGCACGGGAAATTCAAGATCTTGGGATCGAAAGCTTAG
- the LOC140991574 gene encoding adenine DNA glycosylase isoform X2 produces MKRCRRSEPTYKDAVEITDIEDIYFSAGEVDKIRDSLLEWYDGNRRDLPWRRISDGDDNVSTEEKERRAYAVWVSEVMLQQTRVQTVIDYFNRWMEKWPSIHHLGQATLEEVNEMWAGLGYYRRARFLLEGAKTIVDGGGEFPKTVSSLQKVKGIGKYTAGAISSIAFKEAVPVVDGNVVRVLSRLKALSANPKDSTTVKIIWPGDFNQAIMELGATVCNPSGPRCTTCALSLNCRAFSLSTNHKSVQVTDYPMKVVKAKQRRDFSAVSVVEIVVEDGSQSVSKYLLVKRPDKGLLAGLWEFPSVLLEGEVDLASRRKMIDSFLKQTFGLDMTKSCQIVLREEVGVFVHVFTHIRRKMHVELLILHLKGGNISLKKPDSEAMTWKYVDNKVFSTSGLTSAVRKVYAMIEKFKQSDMGPTAQQQEEKSLNPTQQQDITYKRFMHGKFKILGSKA; encoded by the exons ATGAAGAGATGCAGGCGATCCGAACCAACATATAAAGACGCAGTAGAAATTACCGACATAGAAGACATCTATTTCAGCGCAGGCGAAGTTGATAAAATTAGGGATTCTTTACTAGAATGGTATGACGGAAACCGGAGAGATCTACCTTGGAGAAGAATCAGCGACGGAGACGATAATGTTAGCACTGAAGAGAAGGAGAGGAGAGCTTACGCCGTGTGGGTGTCTGAGGTGATGCTTCAGCAGACTAGGGTTCAAACGGTCATTGATTACTTCAATCGGTGGATGGAGAAGTGGCCCAGTATTCATCATCTTGGACAGGCTACGCTTGAG GAGGTGAATGAGATGTGGGCAGGCTTGGGGTACTATAGACGTGCCCGGTTTTTGCTTGAG GGAGCAAAAACAATTGTTGATGGTGGAGGTGAGTTCCCAAAAACGGTCTCTTCTCTTCAGAAGGTCAAAGGAATAGGAAAATACACTGCTGGAGCAATTTCTTCCATTGCATTTAAGGAG GCAGTGCCAGTAGTTGATGGAAATGTAGTCAGAGTGCTTTCTAGGTTAAAGGCTCTATCTGCCAACCCAAAGGATTCGACGACAGTCAAGATTATAtg GCCTGGAGACTTCAACCAGGCTATCATGGAACTTGGTGCAACAGTATGCAATCCGTCAGGTCCCCGCTGCACCACATGTGCTTTATCACTTAACTGTCGGGCATTCTCTCTCTCCACAAATCACAAGTCAGTTCAAGTCACTGACTATCCAATGAAGGTTGTCAAGGCCAAACAAAGGCGTGATTTCTCTGCTGTTAGTGTTGTGGAGATAGTTGTGGAGGACGGATCTCAATCTGTTAGCAAATATCTTCTTGTTAAAAGACCAGACAAGGGATTACTTGCTGGACTCTGGGAATTCCCATCTGTTTTATTAGAGGGAGAAGTTGACTTGGCCTCGAGAAGAAAGATGATTGATAGTTTTTTGAAGCAAACATTTGGTTTAGACATGACAAAGTCCTGCCAAATAGTTTTAAGGGAAGAAGTGGGTGTATTTGTTCATGTCTTTACGCACATTCGTCGCAAGATGCATGTAGAGTTGTTGATTTTGCACCTTAAAG GTGGGAACATCTCCCTAAAAAAACCAGACAGCGAAGCAATGACATGGAAATATGTTGATAATAAGGTTTTTTCAACTTCAGGGTTGACCTCTGCCGTCAGGAAG GTTTACGCGATGATTGAGAAATTCAAGCAGAGTGACATGGGCCCAACAGCCCAGCAACAGGAAGAAAAGAGCTTAAACCCAACCCAGCAGCAGGATATCACATACAAGAGATTTATGCACGGGAAATTCAAGATCTTGGGATCGAAAGCTTAG